In Lolium perenne isolate Kyuss_39 chromosome 5, Kyuss_2.0, whole genome shotgun sequence, the sequence TCCACTAAAGCAAATGCTTGCAAGCCACATGAGCACGCCTCCATCTCAAAAGGAAAGCAAACAGGAGCATGTGAATACCGTCGTGAGCAAATGCTTCCTGTTCCTTGTACGTTTTGCAATGCCCGTGCCATTTAATCAGAACCATTCATTTTGTGCAAGGAAAACTTAAAAGCTAAAGAAACAAAACAATTTCAGTGCACAACGAAAAACAGATATGTTCACATACAGTACATTGCTTGCAGAAACACACAAACATTCTGCCAACAATTTCATCTCCGTCCTTTAACCGATCCATGAAAAACAATCTGCGTACAAAGCTTTTCGACAATAAGAAAATAAAATTGCAAATTGTAAAATTTTATAATCGTTAACCCGTGTGAATTTTGGACAAACGAAAGAATCATATACACAAGACACTAGTATTGCTCTCAGCTCACGTCCATATACACGTAACGGCCGGCACACGTGGACGGAGGTCGGCTACTGGCCGCCGGCCTCCATGCCCATGAGCTCCATTGCCGTGCCGACAAGCGCACAGAGGCTGACCGCGTGCCGGCTCACGCCGGCGCTGCCGGAGAAGACGTGGAAGCACTCCAGTTCCGAGGTCGTATCCGCAACTCGCCGCAGCTCCCGCCCCATCCCGGCCGCCGCCATCAGCTCCGCAAACGGAGATGAGGAATCCATCCCCAGCATCCCGATCACGAGCTCCACTGCAAACCTTCTAATCCGGGGCACCTTGATCGAAGGGCTACTGTACCACGACAACACGTAGACCAGCCTGTTCACCATGTCCAGCTCGCTGACGCCGGCAAGGGCGAGGTGGTGGGTTAGCTCATGCGGCCCCATGAGCCTCACCATCCGCGCCGCGAGGCCGAGCGACACCTCCAGACGCCTCGACTTCTTGGTCATGACGTTGCGCAGCACTGTGGCGGCGCCGGAGGTGACGGTGGCGCGCAGCTCCATGAACCGCTCGCCACCGGCGGAGTACGCGCAGAGGTTGGTGAGGATCCTAGCTGCGCCGACGCCGATCGCGTCGTCGTTGAGCGCCTCGACGAGACGGCCGACGACGGCGGGCGCGGCGCCGAGTATCCGCTCGCAGTTGTGCGGGCTGTCGAGTGCCAGCATGGCGAGCGCCTCTCCGGCCTCGACGCGCACGCGGTCGGCCTCGTCCGTGATGCCTGGTCGGAAGAACATGGCGAGGAGGATGGAGATGACGCTGCCCGTGCTGCCGATCTTCTCGCGCGCGTCCTCGTCCATGGCGAGGCGGGTGAGCACCTCGGCGCCAAGCCGCTGCAGCTCCAGGTGGCCTCCGGCGTGCTGGAGCACGGCCCGGATGTTGCTGACCGTGAACACGATCTCCGCCACCTCCTTCCGCAGCTGCTTCCCCGTGCTCCCTGTGGTGTCGGCGAGCATACTGATCACCTGCAGCGACCGCTTCACGGCCTTGGCGCGCGACGGGGTGATGACGACGGGCATGGATGGTGAGGACGACGCACTGACGATGGCAGAGAAGTCGATGATCTTGTCGAGGAGGCCGCGGGCGTTGCCGATCTTGCTGCAATTGTCGTGGTCGTGCGCGAGCTTCTTGATGATGAGGAGGCCGAGGAGGTTGCACTCCTCGGAGGCGTAGAGCAGCGATGTCACCGACTCGATGGCGCCCGGGACGCCGGCGACGCGGAGCGCGTTCCGCTTCTTGCTGGCGAGCTTGGACACGACAAGCGCCGCGGACGCCCGCGCCCCGGCCTCCGCCGCGCCCTTCCAGCTGAGCATCTCCACCAGCCGCTCCATGACTGCCGGCGACGTGCCGACCCGGCGCAGCGCGGCGTCGCCCAGCCGCGGGCTCCCGGCGACGTTGACGAGGATGCCGACGCCGATGCGCTGCTCGTCGTGCGAGCCCTCCACGAGGAGCTCCTCGGCGAAGGAGACGAGGTCCATCCGGAGGCCGTCGAAGATGCTCCCGTCCACGCACCGGGAGTAGGCGTCGTAGAAGAAGCGGCGGATGGCGAGGAGCCCCGGCGCGCCGGCGAGGTGGCACTCGCTGGCGACGCGCTCCAGCAGGCGGCAGTGGCTGACCTCCCACTCCcagaccgccttctccgcgaggaACAGCAGCGCCTCGGCCAGCGCGAGCCCGTAGAAGATGTCGAGCGCGGAGCGGCGGTTGGTGCGCGCGTCCACGGCGTCCCCGAAGTCCTGCCTGACGAGCCGCACCGCCGACAGCGTGACGCAGGCGGTGGCGGACGCCAGCTGCAGCCAGTAGAAGGCCCTCCCGACGTGCCTGGACAGGAAGCCCCAGCTCCTGAGCCTCCAGCTCCACCCGGACTCGGCGGACGCGCTGCTCTTGGGGGTGCCGGTGTCGAGGCCGAAGACGAAGCGGAAGGAGCGGGCGACGAGGCGGAAGCTGGAGCGGCCGGCGGCGGAGAGCGACCAGGTGGCCTGGTGCTGCCACTCCAGCTCGTGGCTGCGGCTGAAGATGCGCGCGCCCTCGATGAGGAGGATGATGGTGACGGACCAGAAGTCGTCCTTGCCGAGGGTGATGGCGAAgccgccgaggaggacgacggtgGCCCAGATGAACCCCAGCGCGCCGAGGCCGCTGGCGGCCTTCTCCAGGATGGCCAGCCGCAGCGCCAGCAGCGTGAGCTTCCGCTCGGGCCCCGCCGCCGCGGCCCCTTCCACGCCGTCCCACGCGCTGCAGGAGGGCGCCTCGTGGTTGGCGGCGCCGCCGGCCTCGTTGCTGGAGCGCGGCGGCGAGTCGTCCGACAGCTGCGGCTCGAACGGCGTCGCGGCGAACATCACCCCGGCGCTCGGCTGCGCCTCGATGAGCACCCGCACGGACCGGCCAACGTCGGCGCTCACGCCGCCGCCGTCCATCTCCACGATCGAGCAGGCGAGCTACTGCACTGAACTAGGCTGATCAATGTATATACAGAATCCGTTCTCTCAAAATCTATCCACAGAATCTAAGCACTCGGTGCTTTGCTTGATTGCTGCGTACGTCGCGCGCGTCGTTCTTGGATTCTTGACCTGGTGCAATGGTACGTGATAGGTACCTTGATGTGGATAGAGGAGTGTGTGTGTAGAGGTATATATATGCATCCGGCCGCCATGGATGATGGAGGGCGGGTTGCGTGGGCGCGGGAGATGTGTTTGTCCCCAAGGCAAGGGAGGGAAGAAGACGGCGAGTAGTGCCTAGACGGTGTGGATGGACGGATGGGATGGGTTCTCCGCGTGGTGGAGGGGCGGGGCTGGGGGTGATGTGGAAGCAAGGTGAACGGAGGCGCGTGCTGTCGAGAGCAAGATCGCACGCACGCTTTGCTTGCTTACCCGAGCAGATCAAGTAAGGCAGCTCACCCAAGCGTTGTGCGAGATCATCCTGTCAGCAGCCTAATTTTGAATCATACACATGGAATTCATGATGCTATTTCCGTCTGTGTTGTGTTCATATGATTGTACGATATGATCACCATACGCTTAACTTTTTCTTGTGAGCCGTCATGCCGATTACATGGATCTAGGTATACGTGTACTTCCACCATGTGCATCCTTAGAGCAAAGTTCAATAATAGAGCCTACTGATGGCTATAAGTTAAGTGGCatgttatctataatgaacttagagctaacatatacaatagtgagctataaaattgtACCATTTTATCTATATGTGGTCCACCTTTCATTATCACAAAATGACTAGTAGCACGTGTGCTAGATCTGGCTCTTGCATAACAGCTCACTCCTCTGCTCTCTCTAACTAAGCAACAATATATTATTTCCATCCTTATAGCAAGCTGACTATAACTTATTGTACATGTTCTTAATAGCTAGGTTTTTTGTCGAAAATGTTAATAGCTAGGTTTGCTCCGGTCATTGTATTGTTACAGGGAAAGGCTTTGTGTAATTGATACCATCTCGATATATTATTCTTTTTATAAGTATAAAAAAATGTACGGATCCATCGTAGACACTTGCCCTTGATCTAGATATAGCTGGGAGATTATTACAACTTCACCTTGCGATATATATGCAACTGTACACATACATAATAAGGAGCTAATATAAGCAGACATATGCACGTACGTACGTAGCGAGCTAACTACAAGCGTCCCACCCCGGCTCTAACACATTCTGTCATGTTTAGAACACATCCAGCACAATCCACAAACGAAGAACCCTTTCTATTTTAAAAGACTAACCTAATGAAAGGATGGCAATTCTCACTTATATAAGCCGTGTGTAGGCTCTTCCCGTTAGCAAGATGGAACTAAAGTCACTCAGGGCTACAGTAGGTATCGTAACATTCCACCCCCACTAGGAAGCTCCCTAGGCATGACAGTGTCGCCTTGGGTACCGGTTGTTATCATCCCAAATCCAGTTCACACACTCATGTCACATTTAGACGTTTTGCGCATCCGATCTAGCCCACAAACCAAAAGACATGCTTGATGGGAGGATGGCTACTCTTCCTTACAAGCTAATCGTAGCCCCCTCCTGCTAGCGAGGTGGAACTGAAGTCACTGTAAACACTAGGTATCCAAACATTACCATGATACGTTGCACTCTTAATCGTCATAGTTTTGCACGACAATTGCTCCTACATATCCCCGAAGCATGCAATGGATGAGGCAGAGCAGCTTGGCCTCCTCCACCGCGAGCGCCGCCGCCAAAGCCCAAGTGCCACTTGAGTGCGAGACCGCCATCGATCAGTAACACCATACTCGACCAACCAACTAGAACTAATATCAGCTAACCGAATCTGTTTGGGAAGAGAAGGAGTGGATGACGACGCCTCGCCGCTTTACCGAGGGAGGGGCAATGAGTTAGGAAGAGACAATGAGTTAGGAAGAGACTTTGTGCTACTATTGGGGGTAAATGGGCCAAATATAGGCTATTTAGACAAAAAAAACTAAATATGAAGGGATTTTAGGATAATTTTCTTGGACTGGGGGAGGAGAGGGGGGGTGACGCCCCCTTGCAGTGAAACTACGCACATAGATGCGTAGGTCTAGATAGAGGTGATTACCGATTACACCTTCACTTCCACGTGTGGCGCCAAAAGTCGAGCGACATATATGTATGGATTAAATTGATGCACTAGCCAAAATTTTCAAAAGTCTAAACAGTTAAAAAAGGCTAGGCTATATATTTTAACACGCCTCAGCATGTAAAGGTTCATATGGGGAGACCGTATCCATGTACACATGGATCAAGGTATGGGGAAACCGTAGACAGGGGATCGAAAGACGACAACTGGCTttacattgaatattgtgttGGCCGAGATTTAAACTTGAGACTTATTGGTTGTGATACCATATTAAATTGACGCATTAGTCAAGTTTTCCAAACATCTTGATACCATATTAAATTCATACACAAGTTATGTTTTTTTTAAATGCAAACTGTTAGAAAAGACTAGGCTATATATTTTAACAATAGGTAAATTAGTATAGATGCAACCGTCCGTGGTTGGAAATAAGTGACTCAACTTTAtcgaaatatggatgtatctatataTTGAAACACGTCTTGATAGATTTTTATCTAGGTAAAATTGGCTCACTTATTTTCAAACGGAAGGAAGTACAAGCTTAATCATGTGATCAGGCCGGCAAGCAAATTGATTAGTTGTAATGGATGCATTCTTGTCAAATTCTAGTATCGGTAACTTTGATGCCTCTGACCCGGCACGCTACATTCACATATACTCCAACCATATATAGGCGCGTGGACATATTTCCTAAAACAGAGACGCAaacatgatattttcagtccaaaaCAGAATACGCGTGCAAGTACAATAATGGCC encodes:
- the LOC127319609 gene encoding uncharacterized protein, with the protein product MDGGGVSADVGRSVRVLIEAQPSAGVMFAATPFEPQLSDDSPPRSSNEAGGAANHEAPSCSAWDGVEGAAAAGPERKLTLLALRLAILEKAASGLGALGFIWATVVLLGGFAITLGKDDFWSVTIILLIEGARIFSRSHELEWQHQATWSLSAAGRSSFRLVARSFRFVFGLDTGTPKSSASAESGWSWRLRSWGFLSRHVGRAFYWLQLASATACVTLSAVRLVRQDFGDAVDARTNRRSALDIFYGLALAEALLFLAEKAVWEWEVSHCRLLERVASECHLAGAPGLLAIRRFFYDAYSRCVDGSIFDGLRMDLVSFAEELLVEGSHDEQRIGVGILVNVAGSPRLGDAALRRVGTSPAVMERLVEMLSWKGAAEAGARASAALVVSKLASKKRNALRVAGVPGAIESVTSLLYASEECNLLGLLIIKKLAHDHDNCSKIGNARGLLDKIIDFSAIVSASSSPSMPVVITPSRAKAVKRSLQVISMLADTTGSTGKQLRKEVAEIVFTVSNIRAVLQHAGGHLELQRLGAEVLTRLAMDEDAREKIGSTGSVISILLAMFFRPGITDEADRVRVEAGEALAMLALDSPHNCERILGAAPAVVGRLVEALNDDAIGVGAARILTNLCAYSAGGERFMELRATVTSGAATVLRNVMTKKSRRLEVSLGLAARMVRLMGPHELTHHLALAGVSELDMVNRLVYVLSWYSSPSIKVPRIRRFAVELVIGMLGMDSSSPFAELMAAAGMGRELRRVADTTSELECFHVFSGSAGVSRHAVSLCALVGTAMELMGMEAGGQ